The Acidicapsa acidisoli genome contains a region encoding:
- a CDS encoding manganese efflux pump → MVRPSFTTAETLAPLAGMSFGALLWSALLRHEDQSVPVILLLCGVVILALAWFNRDAARLFGRPGMIVGLPLLMSIDNLIAGIGLSAVKAPPTNGRVDDRYDRSVMSCAGLLLGAGIRRVLPLSALQFTAGSVICGFSFWVLVRG, encoded by the coding sequence CTGGTACGCCCTAGCTTCACTACCGCGGAGACCCTGGCGCCTCTGGCTGGCATGAGCTTCGGCGCACTCCTTTGGTCAGCCCTGCTTCGCCACGAGGACCAAAGCGTCCCCGTAATCCTGCTGCTTTGCGGCGTGGTGATCCTTGCGCTCGCCTGGTTCAATCGCGATGCGGCACGCCTCTTTGGAAGGCCCGGAATGATCGTGGGCCTGCCTCTGCTTATGAGCATCGATAACCTCATTGCAGGCATCGGCTTGAGCGCGGTCAAGGCGCCTCCGACTAATGGCCGCGTTGACGATCGGTATGACCGCAGCGTTATGTCGTGCGCCGGTCTCCTTCTTGGAGCTGGCATCCGACGGGTGTTGCCTCTTAGCGCTCTGCAGTTCACCGCTGGCAGCGTCATCTGCGGCTTCTCTTTCTGGGTGCTGGTGCGAGGGTAA
- a CDS encoding TonB-dependent receptor plug domain-containing protein, whose translation MTVVAEPVPAEILAGTDTVLTQSTVEQSESHDLAELLRTTSVVHLSQSGSKGSLTTVSLRSAKPNFTLVLLNGTPVNDIGDLLGGAFNFATLGTDNVQSVDILRGPLSSVYGSEAVGGVISITTLPPLEQPMFRLQSDGGNFGATSTLASTSLRTGKLSVSLSGGYERMGQQVLDDGFQRRDSMLRADLDLGSKAHADSFLYWDRLGSNSFPVSSGGPMYALSRQIETDQADQLVGGVHYQRQVNAQWFSTMAYDIFSRVAYNNTPAIFDSIPPGPAYVPQQQGDTRFLRQRAVFVERFQPRQWLQFDGVGQFRYESGKSTGTIDAVLPASYMLTRPTGFLSFNATVMKSGFVFTAGLGVETSNTYHTVLSPRAGASYTFGATRLRASWGQGFKLPSFYSLGSPLVGNPSLLPEFSTGFDAGIEHRFQPAHINVALSGFNTRYKGLIDFSPSVFRLVNRSAAFGRGVELEANAQWHRTTFGGSVSYIDAGLEDTTEQLRDVPRWSEDLHVTTPLSSRLLMTWSTVWVGRRFDYQVPVPQYDSVPRYTVSTATLDARLRNNLRMILRTENLFDSKYQEFVGFPSPGIYASAGLQLTLGSRDRKNPDVTSGYRNDAAWR comes from the coding sequence GTGACCGTTGTCGCTGAACCCGTACCCGCCGAAATCCTGGCGGGAACCGACACGGTGCTGACACAGAGCACCGTCGAGCAAAGTGAATCACACGACCTTGCGGAACTTCTGCGCACGACGAGTGTGGTGCATCTCTCTCAGTCAGGGTCGAAGGGGTCGCTGACAACCGTCAGCCTGCGTTCGGCTAAACCGAACTTCACTCTAGTTCTCCTCAACGGAACCCCCGTGAACGATATCGGCGATCTGCTCGGTGGAGCATTCAACTTCGCCACTCTCGGTACCGACAATGTTCAGAGCGTGGATATCCTGCGCGGGCCGCTGTCTTCGGTCTATGGCTCGGAGGCGGTGGGAGGAGTCATCAGTATCACGACTCTTCCACCGCTCGAGCAGCCAATGTTTCGGCTGCAGTCGGATGGCGGCAACTTCGGCGCCACTTCCACATTGGCGTCCACTTCGTTGCGTACAGGAAAACTTTCCGTTTCGTTAAGCGGCGGATATGAACGAATGGGTCAACAGGTCCTCGACGACGGTTTTCAACGGCGTGATTCAATGTTACGCGCCGATCTGGACCTCGGCTCAAAAGCCCACGCGGACAGCTTTCTTTATTGGGACCGTCTGGGTTCGAACAGCTTTCCCGTGAGCAGCGGCGGCCCCATGTATGCACTCTCTCGTCAGATTGAGACCGATCAAGCGGATCAACTGGTGGGCGGCGTGCATTACCAGCGACAGGTCAACGCACAGTGGTTCTCCACTATGGCTTATGACATTTTTTCTCGAGTGGCATACAACAATACACCGGCTATTTTCGACAGCATTCCTCCGGGACCGGCTTATGTCCCTCAGCAGCAAGGCGACACGCGCTTCTTGCGTCAGCGGGCTGTGTTCGTGGAGCGCTTTCAACCGCGTCAATGGCTCCAGTTCGACGGCGTTGGACAGTTCCGTTATGAGTCCGGCAAGAGCACCGGCACCATCGATGCCGTTTTGCCTGCTTCTTACATGCTGACGCGTCCGACGGGCTTCCTCTCCTTCAATGCGACAGTCATGAAATCGGGATTCGTCTTCACGGCTGGCCTGGGTGTGGAAACAAGCAATACCTACCACACGGTGCTTTCGCCTCGCGCGGGCGCCAGCTACACCTTCGGCGCCACGAGGCTTCGCGCAAGTTGGGGACAAGGGTTCAAGCTGCCCTCGTTCTATTCTCTCGGAAGTCCATTGGTGGGCAATCCTTCTCTCTTGCCGGAATTCAGCACAGGTTTTGATGCCGGTATCGAGCATCGCTTTCAGCCCGCACATATCAACGTGGCGCTCTCCGGATTCAATACTCGCTACAAGGGCCTCATAGACTTCAGTCCTTCAGTCTTCCGGCTGGTCAACCGTAGCGCAGCCTTTGGCCGTGGCGTGGAGCTGGAAGCGAACGCCCAGTGGCATCGCACCACCTTCGGTGGCTCGGTCTCTTATATCGATGCAGGTCTGGAGGACACGACAGAGCAGCTTCGCGACGTGCCGCGCTGGAGCGAAGACTTGCACGTGACCACCCCGCTTTCCTCACGTCTGCTTATGACATGGTCAACCGTCTGGGTAGGACGCCGCTTCGACTATCAGGTGCCCGTACCGCAGTACGACTCCGTTCCGCGGTACACCGTAAGCACCGCAACGTTAGACGCCAGGTTGCGTAATAACCTGCGCATGATATTGCGCACCGAGAATCTGTTTGACAGCAAGTACCAGGAGTTCGTTGGCTTCCCCTCTCCGGGGATCTATGCAAGCGCGGGCCTTCAACTCACACTGGGTTCCAGAGATCGCAAAAACCCGGACGTTACGTCCGGATACCGAAACGACGCAGCCTGGCGGTGA